In Candidatus Atribacteria bacterium, the genomic window CGAAATATGAATTTTATATGCAGCTGATCAGAGGATTAACCATACTAATTACTATTTATCCCTTAATATTATTGATGGGTATCTCTGGAGCTGCTTTAGGAGTTATTCTGAGTATAACAGGAATGTTGGTAGTATGGTATCCCCTCTCTCAAAAGATTACCCGGACTTACTGGCGTAAATATTTTAATACCTTCTGGCCTCCATTGTTATGTTCATCGCTCATGGCAGGGAGCATAAGTGTCGCTAAATTTTATTGGAATCCGATACAGCAATCTTGGAGCCTGGCTATTTCAATCTTTGTCATGATAGTGGTCATAAATATTGGTGTTTATATTGCCTCAATGTATCTGGTACAAAAATATTATCCTGATTATGATATCTTTAGTGAGGTTAAATTTCTCTATAATTCATTGGTGAAAAGATAAAATAATTTTTTATATTAGGTAAATAAGAAAGGATAAAAATGTTGAAAAATCCTGTTATAAGCATCATTATTCCCACCTATAATCGAGCACATCTAATAGATAAAGCTATTAAAAGCGTATTGAATCAAACTTATCAAAATTATGAAATTATGATCGTTGATGATGGCTCGACGGATAATACCAAAGAAGTAGTAAAAGGTTTTGCAGATTCAAGAATCAATTATTTTTTTCACACTAATAATCTGGGCGTATCAGCAGCTCGTAATACCGGGATAAAAGCTTCACGGGGAGAATATATTGCTTTTCTTGACTCTGATGATGAGTGGCTTCCGGAAAAACTGAATAGGCAGATAAAAATTTTTAAAAGTGAATCTTCGGTAGTTGGAGTTGTCTATACCGGAATTTATTATAGTGATGAAAAGGGAAAAAAAGTAAAGAAAGTGTATATGCCCGGAAATGAAGGTTATATCTATGAGCATTTATTGAAAAGAGAAACTGAAATTTATATCTCTACTGTACTGTTAAAAAATGAATGTTTTACCAAAGCTGGATTATTTGATGCGGATTTGTTTATAGGAGAAGATTATGATATGTGGTTGAGGATTGCAAAATATTATAAATTTAGAGCCGTTAAAGAACTTTTAGTAGTAGGCTTGATTCATGATAGTCAAACCTCCGCTAATTCGGAAGTTATGATTGAAGGAGTAAAAAAATTTCAGAAGAAATACAGTAAAGAACTTAGAACAAGACCATATAGTAATAGCACGTTTTATTTTTATTTGGGAAATAAGTTTTGCCATTTAAGAAAAATAAGAGAAGGCCAAAAGTATTTTATAAAGGCAGTTTTAACTTATCCATTTTGCCCTAAATATTATATTTATTTACTTTGTTCCATTTTTGGGTCGAGGGGGTATATGCATATTTCTCATATCAGAAGATATTTTATGAATATGAGAAAAGTAGATGATGATTAAAATAATCCTAAAAGATTGGCCGGGTTGGCTGGTAATTCTTTTAACATTTTTTATATTATATAAATATGGACAAGTAAAGAAAGATAAAAAAATAACGCTTGCTATTGGTCTGGTTTTACTCTTGCATCATTTTATAGCAATAATTAATACTTATTTTTTTACTTTTCCGGGCGCAGAACCTGATCCGGTAAATTTTCAAGGTCTGGCTATAGAATGGGCAGAAGGTGGAAAATTATTATTTTCAGTCGGTACTCATTTTTACGCACAGATATTAGGGATTTTTTATAGAATTTTTGCGCCTTCCCAACTATTCGGGGGAGTACTATCAATTCTTGCTTTTCTCCTATCCTGTTTTGTATTAATAAAAATAATAGAATTATTGAGTATTTCTAAGTATGTAGTACCATTGTTGCTGATATATGGACTATTACCCACCAATCTCATATTCTGTTCTAAAATTTTACGCGAATCATACCAAATACTTTTTTTTATGCTTTCAGTTTATTGGGGACTACTATTCAACTTAAAATCTGCCAAGGGAGCCATGACATTTTGTGTAGTTTCAGCACTGATCATGGGTCTTTTTCAGAAGGCTTTAATTTTGTATGCATTATTCTTAGTACCGCTTCTTTTTCTTTGGTTCCCTCAAGAGATTTCCATTTCTCAAAACAATAAGCGGCGCTTTTCGAAGCGGAGATGGATTACGGTCAGTCTTTTGTTAATTCTGATAATTGGTGTGTTAATTATGGGAATTCAATTTAAAGTGGGTGGATTGGAAGCGGTGAAGGGTTTTTTATCGGGCGAATGGTTAAAATATGTAAAAGAATATAGAATAAGGGGAATAGAACAAAGTGCATCTTATGCGCGGGCAATGTACGACATAAGACTGGATACCTCTTCGGCAATCACCCTCATAAGGTCGATATGCTTAATCTTTATTTATTATCTCTTTGCTCCCTTTCCCTGGCAGTGTTCGAATTGGTTAGATATCTATGGTGCGGCCGAATCTTTACTCCGATTTCTATTGATAACCTTTAGTATTATTACCTGGTATCGAGCGAGTGGTGTGCAACGTCGTATTTGGGGATTGCTTCTGGTAATTTATTTTTCTATGACCTTCCTTTGGGCAATGGGAACGGTCAATTATGGAACGAGTATCCGTCATCATGTATTAACCAATTGGATCATTATTATCCTGGGCGGTCCTGGACTGCTAACTTTTATGACAAGACAATGTAAGGGAATGCTCCCGATTGGCAAACTGTTTAAAAAAGAGTATTTTCGGAGAATTTTTTTATGAATATTTTATTTACTTCTGCCGGCACCAGAGGATATTTGGTGAGATATTTTAAAATGGCAATAAAAAATAAAGGGAAAATATTGGCCGCGGAATGCAGTAAATATGCTTAAAGAACGAAGTCAAGGGTGTTATTTCTCTTAACGATCTTGAATTATCAATTTTGGCGCAACATAAGAATTAATTTGTGGAAAAAGGGATTAAATTGATTGTTTCAGATCCGGATACAATAGAGGTCTGTTAAGATTATCCGATTCCCTTTATTGATAAAACCACTTTAATAATTCTAATTTAGTACCAGTTTCCATCTATGCCAAAAAAGTGATTAGAATAAGATCAGGAGTAGCTGATAAGTAAGTAACGGTTTATGACGTCAAAATGATAGATTATATTAGAAATTTAGCAGGAAAAATAGGACTTTATGGACCTGGAGACATAGATTTGATTAAACAACACAATTGTATGACGAAAGATTAGAAGGGAATGAGAAAATCCGAATTCCCTATATTGCCCCATATATAAATAAGATGAGTTGGTTTGTTTATATAGTCAGGTTAAATCAGGAGATACAAGAATCTCTTGATCTGATATCTATAAATCTTGTCTTAAAAGACCAAGAGAAACTAAAACTCATGGAAAATGATTTCAGAGAGATTACTGAAGTTATTAAAAAGGTCATGGGTGATGATATCAAAATAAAATATAATATCGTAAATGAAATAAAATATCCCCCTTCCGGAAAATATATGTATACTTTTTCTAAGATAAAAAATGAGGGAAAGATCGAAACGAAATAAACCTTGGAACAATTAGTAGTTAAGGATTTTTATGGATTCTATAAAAAATCTACAATTATATATAAAAAGGTATACTCTATGATGAAAAAGTTAATGCTGATAGTGCCCTCCTTGGTAAAAGGAGGGGTAGAAAGAGTAGTAAGCAACCTAAGCAAAGGGTTAAGTAATTACTATCAAGTTTATGTTATTATATATCATCAACCCATAGAATATGATATTGAAGGAGAGTTAATAAATTTAGAGACTCCTACAGGTTCTTATTACAAAAAAATAATAAACACTTTTTACCGAATTATAAGATTAAAAAGATTAATAAAGAAGATCTCGCCAGATTTTATTGTGTCGTTTATGGGTAATTTACAACCTATTTTGACTTTGGCACCAATAATAGTAAGTGTTCGCAATAACCCAGATTTTTTCACCTGGCAGGAAAAATTATTCTTAATAACTATTTATAAACTTCCTAATGTAAAGAAGATAATAACCTGTTCAATCGGAATAGAAAGGAAATTAAGTAATCATTACCACTTACAAAATGTAAAAAATATCTATAATCCGATAAATTTTAAATTAATTGGTGATAAATTATTATCACAAAAGCCCCTTAAATTTGAATATATCTTAGCAGCAGGTAGACTGCATCGACAAAAAGGTTTTGATATTCTGATCAATTCTTTTGCCAGATCGTCTTTTAAGAATTTGATTAAGTTAGTAATTTTAGGTGAAGGGGAAGAAAGAAAAAATTTGGAGGAATTAATCTTAAAATTGGATTTAAAAAACCAGGTTTTGTTATTAGGAGCGGTCGATAATCCCTTTATTTATATGAAACATGCCAAATTTTTCATTTTTTCCTCAAGGTATGAGGGTTTTGGAAATATTTTATTAGAAGTACTGGCTTGCGAAACACCAGTAGTGGCTACAGATTGTGAAACCGGAACGTCTGAAATTATAGAAGATAGAAAAAATGGCCTTCTCGTTCCACCTAAAGATGAAAATGCTTTACAGTCTGTGATGGAAGAGTTATTTTATGATCAAAAATTATATGAAAGATTAAAGGCAAATACACGAAAAAGTGTGGAAAAATATAGGATGGAAAACATAATGCAAGATTGGATAAGTTTATTTAAAGAGGTATATCATTCCTAAAAAATCAGAACCATTGCTATATAGAATCATAGGTTAAAAAATATGATGAAAAAATATCCCTTAAGAAAATTAATAATTAAGCCAACATTTGCTTGTAATGCAAACTGTAAGAATTGTATTTATCGCCGTGAATTATATAATAAGTTAAGAAAAGAAGACCTTTTAACTTTTGATGATTGGAAAAGAATTCTTAAAGAGGCATATCAATTAGGAGTAAAATTATTTATTATTAGCGGTGGCGAACCGACCTTATATCCGAGATTAGCTGAATTAATAGAAATTGGTAGAAACTACGGTTGGGTAGTTAAATTAAATTCCAATGGTTCTATGATTACTCCCGAGTATGCGGAGACTCTTATTAAAGCTGGATTAAATTTTATCACTATTTCCTTGTATGCTCCCTCTCCAGATATTAATAGACAGATGAGAGGAGCAAATAAATTATGGATGAAAACTACCTCATCGATTAGAATATTTTCTCAACTTGAAAAAAAATATCCTTATTTTAGAGTAAACACTCAGTCGATATTGGTTAGAGAAAATTTTCGCTCATTTACCGAATTGCTTAAACTGCATTATGAACTGGGTTCAAATCGGATGACCGTGTCTTACTTAGAAGGTGATTTTGAAAAGAAAAACTTATTAACCGAAGAGGAGATTCTTTATTTCAATAAAAATATTATTCCCCAAGCGTTAGATTTCTGTAAAAATTTAGATAGAGATGTACGAGGAGTGGCCATACGGAATTTGCAAGGATTATTTTCCCAAGGAATTATCTCTCTTTCTAATTGGGCAAAAGGAGTATATCAACCCAAAAGTGGTCATCGCAGATCTTGCCAGAGTGCCCAGGGACTTGCCTTCATTCTGGCAAATGGTGATGTGCATCCCTGCCATATAGTAGAATATACCCACGAACCTGTAATGGGGAATTTACTTAAGAATACTTTAACTGAATTATGGTACAGTAATCAATGGATGAATTTTAGAAAGGAACTATTAGATCAATGTGAATTATGCCCGGTTAATTTACATGCTACCATTCCTTTACGTTTTGATAAGTCAAAGCCTTTACGTAATTTTTATGAATCAAAAATAAAGAATAGAAAAATATTTCAGGGTATTGAATCTTTAGCACGAATTTATAAAAAGTTATAGGATAATCAAAAATAAGAGAGGATTAATTAGTGGCTTTTAACAGAGTAGATATCGAAACAAAATTCCGAAGGAATATTTTACTTCCCATTTACTGGAAATATATTAAACATTGGAGAGTATTAGAATATTATAAGAAATTAAAAGAATATCAATGGAAAACTATAGAGGAGAATCGTAATCTTCAGAGGAAAAAACTCTTTGAACTAGTTAAATATGCCGGTCAGAATATCCCTTATTATAAGCAGATTATCCAAAAAAATAATATTCGATTTTCAGAGGATACGATATTTGAGGACATTAAGAAATTTCCTATTTTAACTAAAGATATTATCAGAAAAAATTTTGACCAACTGTATAAATTTAAAGATAATACTTATTATCGAAATACTACCAGTGGATCAACCGGAGAACCGGCAATATTCTATCAAGATAGGCATTGCTTGGAATGGCAAATAGCCACTAAATTATTATTTGATGAATGGGCAGGGAGAAAGGTTGGTGAACCTATAGTAAAATTGTGGGGAGCAATAGACGATATTCTAAAAGGCAGCAGGGGGATAAGAGGATATCTCAAGCAGCAGCTTTATGGGGTAACCACTTTAAACTCTTATATGATGACCGAGAAAAATTTGTACGATTACGTGCAGAGGATTAATAAGATAAAACCTCGCTTAATACTTGCCTATTCAAATAGTATTGATGAATTATGCCGTTTTATTCAAGAACAAGATCTATCAGTATATTTCCCTAAAGCTATTATGACTTCGGCCGGTGTTTTATTTCCTGAATTTAGAAAGAGGATCGAAGAAGTATTTCATGCCCTAGTATTTGATTGTTATGGTTCAAGAGAAGTAGGTGATATTGCCTGCAATTGCGAAAAAACCGATGAGCTGCACCTAATTCCCCAAATACATTATTTGGAAATTTTGAATGATAGTGGGAAGGAAGCAAATCAGGGGGAATCAGGCGAAATAATTATAACTTTGCTTACCAATTATACCATGCCTTTGATCAGGTATAACATTGAAGACCGGGGTGTTTTTTCGAAAGCTAAGTGCAGTTGTGGAAGGGAATTTCCTTTTTTAAAAAAAGTAGAAGGTCGTATACGCAATATATTTAGAAATAAAAAAGGAGATATTATTGATGGCGGCTTTTTTATTGAACTATTTTATTTCCGTGATTATTTAAAAAAGGTGCAGGTAATTCAGAAAGATTATGATTTTATTGTGGTTAACTTGGTTCTAAAAGATCATCAAAAAATAAAAGTTGCCAATACAGATTTTAAAGAAATTGATAAAAAGATTAAGTTAGCCATGGGTAATGAAACAGAGATTAAATTTAATATCGTTGATGAAATAAAGCCCAGTCCTTCCGGGAAATACTTACGAACATTCTCACAAATAGACCCCCAAGATAAGAACTTCAGAGAATAAAATCGTATGATCCAGAAAAATAAAAAGTAGATTTTTCGAGAGGTTAAAAATAACTAATTTGATTAAGCAAAGAAAAGTATTGCAAGTTATTAATTCTTTACATGCCGGAGGAGCAGAAGTTCTTCTGAAGAATTTTACTTTACAAGCGAAAAAATCTTGCAGAAAAAATAATGATTGTCCTGTGGAAATAGAAATAGCCATCTTATATTCCGAAGATATATTTAAAGATGATTTTAAAAAAGCGGGCATTGTTGTTTGGGAATTAGGTCTAAAGTTTAAATATGATCTAAGAGGAGTAATAAAGCTTATATCCCTCATTAAAAGAGGGAAATATAATATAGTACATGTACATTTATTTCCTGCTAACCTTTTTGGATCATTAGCTTCTTTATTTTTATCCAAAAATATCAAATTTATTTTTAGTGAACATAATGTCTA contains:
- a CDS encoding phenylacetate--CoA ligase family protein; the protein is MAFNRVDIETKFRRNILLPIYWKYIKHWRVLEYYKKLKEYQWKTIEENRNLQRKKLFELVKYAGQNIPYYKQIIQKNNIRFSEDTIFEDIKKFPILTKDIIRKNFDQLYKFKDNTYYRNTTSGSTGEPAIFYQDRHCLEWQIATKLLFDEWAGRKVGEPIVKLWGAIDDILKGSRGIRGYLKQQLYGVTTLNSYMMTEKNLYDYVQRINKIKPRLILAYSNSIDELCRFIQEQDLSVYFPKAIMTSAGVLFPEFRKRIEEVFHALVFDCYGSREVGDIACNCEKTDELHLIPQIHYLEILNDSGKEANQGESGEIIITLLTNYTMPLIRYNIEDRGVFSKAKCSCGREFPFLKKVEGRIRNIFRNKKGDIIDGGFFIELFYFRDYLKKVQVIQKDYDFIVVNLVLKDHQKIKVANTDFKEIDKKIKLAMGNETEIKFNIVDEIKPSPSGKYLRTFSQIDPQDKNFRE
- a CDS encoding radical SAM protein — encoded protein: MMKKYPLRKLIIKPTFACNANCKNCIYRRELYNKLRKEDLLTFDDWKRILKEAYQLGVKLFIISGGEPTLYPRLAELIEIGRNYGWVVKLNSNGSMITPEYAETLIKAGLNFITISLYAPSPDINRQMRGANKLWMKTTSSIRIFSQLEKKYPYFRVNTQSILVRENFRSFTELLKLHYELGSNRMTVSYLEGDFEKKNLLTEEEILYFNKNIIPQALDFCKNLDRDVRGVAIRNLQGLFSQGIISLSNWAKGVYQPKSGHRRSCQSAQGLAFILANGDVHPCHIVEYTHEPVMGNLLKNTLTELWYSNQWMNFRKELLDQCELCPVNLHATIPLRFDKSKPLRNFYESKIKNRKIFQGIESLARIYKKL
- a CDS encoding glycosyltransferase family 4 protein, whose translation is MMKKLMLIVPSLVKGGVERVVSNLSKGLSNYYQVYVIIYHQPIEYDIEGELINLETPTGSYYKKIINTFYRIIRLKRLIKKISPDFIVSFMGNLQPILTLAPIIVSVRNNPDFFTWQEKLFLITIYKLPNVKKIITCSIGIERKLSNHYHLQNVKNIYNPINFKLIGDKLLSQKPLKFEYILAAGRLHRQKGFDILINSFARSSFKNLIKLVILGEGEERKNLEELILKLDLKNQVLLLGAVDNPFIYMKHAKFFIFSSRYEGFGNILLEVLACETPVVATDCETGTSEIIEDRKNGLLVPPKDENALQSVMEELFYDQKLYERLKANTRKSVEKYRMENIMQDWISLFKEVYHS
- a CDS encoding glycosyltransferase family 2 protein, producing MLKNPVISIIIPTYNRAHLIDKAIKSVLNQTYQNYEIMIVDDGSTDNTKEVVKGFADSRINYFFHTNNLGVSAARNTGIKASRGEYIAFLDSDDEWLPEKLNRQIKIFKSESSVVGVVYTGIYYSDEKGKKVKKVYMPGNEGYIYEHLLKRETEIYISTVLLKNECFTKAGLFDADLFIGEDYDMWLRIAKYYKFRAVKELLVVGLIHDSQTSANSEVMIEGVKKFQKKYSKELRTRPYSNSTFYFYLGNKFCHLRKIREGQKYFIKAVLTYPFCPKYYIYLLCSIFGSRGYMHISHIRRYFMNMRKVDDD